Proteins from a genomic interval of Kribbella aluminosa:
- a CDS encoding carbohydrate ABC transporter permease, whose protein sequence is MHGRIRTWGPGALVLLPTVLLLGYFVYGLIAWSFNTSLTDRHTARKGPASYVGFENYGHLFGEDRFLNSLKNLGVLTVAFIVGTLIFGLLWALLLEKGVPGESIFRSIYLFPMAISMIASGVVWGWLLNPSQGADARGLNRLFEILHLHFLENPWWTAGSRWTTMASIALPAVWQLSGYIMALFLAGFRGIPPELREAARVDGASEFKLYRHVLFPQLSPIALSALIILGHMSLKLFDLIYAITGPNQFRTEVPAIYMWNTLLRSDMAKSAAIAIVLLAVVAVLVIPYIAYTVRQENEE, encoded by the coding sequence GTGCACGGAAGAATCCGCACCTGGGGACCTGGAGCCCTGGTGCTGCTGCCGACCGTGCTGCTGCTCGGGTACTTCGTCTACGGGCTGATCGCGTGGTCCTTCAACACCTCGCTGACCGACCGGCACACCGCCCGCAAGGGCCCGGCGTCGTACGTCGGGTTCGAGAACTACGGGCACCTGTTCGGTGAGGACCGGTTCCTCAACTCGCTGAAGAACCTCGGCGTGCTCACGGTGGCGTTCATCGTGGGCACGCTGATCTTCGGCCTGCTCTGGGCGCTGCTGCTGGAGAAGGGCGTGCCCGGCGAGTCGATCTTCCGGTCGATCTACCTGTTCCCGATGGCGATCTCGATGATCGCCTCGGGCGTGGTCTGGGGCTGGTTGCTGAACCCGTCCCAGGGCGCCGACGCCCGCGGGCTGAACCGGCTGTTCGAGATCCTCCATCTGCACTTCCTGGAGAATCCGTGGTGGACGGCCGGCAGTAGATGGACGACGATGGCGTCCATCGCGTTACCCGCGGTCTGGCAGTTGTCGGGGTACATCATGGCGCTGTTCCTGGCCGGCTTCCGGGGGATCCCGCCGGAGCTGCGCGAGGCGGCCCGGGTGGACGGCGCGTCCGAGTTCAAGCTGTACCGGCACGTGCTGTTCCCGCAACTGTCGCCGATCGCGCTGTCCGCGCTGATCATCCTCGGGCACATGTCGCTGAAGCTGTTCGACCTGATCTACGCGATCACCGGGCCGAACCAGTTCCGTACCGAGGTGCCCGCGATCTACATGTGGAACACCCTGCTGCGCAGCGACATGGCGAAGTCGGCCGCGATCGCGATCGTCCTGCTGGCCGTCGTCGCCGTCCTGGTCATCCCGTACATCGCGTACACCGTCCGGCAGGAGAACGAGGAATGA